The following coding sequences lie in one Pseudoalteromonas sp. Scap06 genomic window:
- a CDS encoding OmpH family outer membrane protein — translation MKKLFKSTAVAVLATLMMGTSVNAFAHKVGIVDMQEIYKQLPQMAKIEQSLQTEFAERRQELEKLQGDIRFEAEKFKRESTTMSQDQKDALRDKIQGMQKNLAEKGRPLEQEIKARQNQELAKVQTLIIETIQEIAKKGDFDEVKVKDTTIYFNPKEVTDLSEKVVTAVSKK, via the coding sequence GTGAAAAAATTATTCAAATCAACAGCAGTTGCAGTTCTAGCTACACTTATGATGGGTACATCAGTTAATGCTTTTGCTCATAAAGTGGGTATTGTAGATATGCAAGAAATCTACAAGCAGCTTCCACAAATGGCTAAAATCGAACAGTCTTTACAAACTGAATTTGCTGAGCGTCGTCAAGAGCTTGAAAAGTTACAGGGCGATATTCGCTTTGAAGCTGAAAAGTTTAAGCGTGAAAGCACCACAATGAGTCAAGATCAAAAAGACGCATTACGTGATAAAATCCAGGGTATGCAAAAAAACCTTGCTGAAAAGGGCCGTCCATTAGAGCAAGAAATTAAAGCACGTCAAAATCAAGAGTTGGCTAAAGTTCAGACTTTAATCATTGAAACTATCCAAGAGATTGCTAAAAAAGGTGATTTTGACGAAGTTAAAGTAAAAGACACAACTATTTACTTCAACCCTAAAGAAGTAACTGATCTTTCTGAAAAAGTAGTAACAGCTGTAAGTAAGAAATAA